A portion of the Acidisarcina polymorpha genome contains these proteins:
- a CDS encoding polysaccharide biosynthesis/export family protein: MLLASAQGQETSTPPNVPDAQPSNPQPAAINIGPGDLLDVVVFDTPELSSHVRVAQDGSANMPVIGRVDLNGLNADQAARYLEQQFRKQHLLLEPHVTVFIVEYASQGATISGEIRQPGIYPTLGKRRLLDMLAIAGGISPTAGKTVSIIHRDDPTHPVLVPLQGTAANLNAQENPQILPGDTIVVGKAGVVYIVGDVGKPGGFLVDNNERLSTAQALALAGGPNRTASLSKTRLIRKVAGGREEYMLDLAKLLKGEQADLKLNDGDIIWVPSSQFKTFGYRGIEAAIAITSGLIIYRN, from the coding sequence TTGCTCCTCGCATCTGCGCAGGGACAGGAAACTAGTACACCCCCGAATGTCCCCGACGCCCAACCATCGAATCCCCAGCCGGCCGCCATCAACATCGGACCGGGCGACCTGCTCGACGTCGTGGTCTTCGACACCCCGGAGCTCTCGAGCCACGTCCGCGTCGCCCAGGATGGTTCCGCCAATATGCCGGTCATCGGACGTGTCGATCTAAACGGCCTGAATGCCGATCAAGCAGCGCGCTATTTAGAGCAGCAGTTCCGCAAACAACACCTGCTTCTCGAGCCACATGTGACGGTGTTCATTGTGGAGTATGCTTCGCAGGGCGCGACGATCTCGGGCGAAATTCGGCAGCCCGGGATCTACCCCACCCTGGGAAAGCGCCGGCTGTTGGATATGTTGGCTATCGCCGGCGGCATCTCGCCTACTGCGGGCAAGACCGTCTCAATAATCCATCGCGATGATCCAACCCATCCGGTTCTGGTTCCGCTGCAAGGCACGGCCGCCAATCTGAACGCTCAAGAGAATCCCCAAATTCTGCCTGGAGATACTATCGTGGTTGGTAAGGCGGGGGTCGTCTACATTGTGGGCGATGTCGGCAAACCCGGTGGTTTTCTCGTTGATAACAACGAACGGCTATCGACCGCACAGGCGTTAGCGCTGGCCGGTGGTCCGAACCGGACTGCCTCGCTTAGCAAGACCCGGCTTATCCGCAAAGTGGCGGGCGGCCGAGAGGAATATATGCTCGACCTGGCCAAGCTCCTCAAAGGGGAACAGGCGGATCTGAAGCTCAACGATGGTGACATCATCTGGGTGCCGTCGAGTCAGTTCAAGACCTTCGGATATCGTGGAATCGAGGCGGCCATTGCGATCACG